The Harpia harpyja isolate bHarHar1 chromosome 10, bHarHar1 primary haplotype, whole genome shotgun sequence genome includes a region encoding these proteins:
- the LOC128146830 gene encoding dual specificity phosphatase 29, with protein sequence MDKMSSADLNAGKKNAYIAIKVDPDNDYCTPGAFELERLFWKGCPKYTHVNEVWPNLYIGDEKTALDRYSLEKAGFTHILNAAHGQRNVDTGPEYYHDMTVEYHGVEADDLPTFKLSQFFYSASKFIDNALQDERNKVLVHCAMGRSRSATLVLAYLMIYKNMTVVDAIEQVSRHRCILPNRGFLKQLRELDIALALQRRNTKTSLPSDDDKNSTMI encoded by the exons ATGGACAAGATGTCATCAGCAGATTTGaatgctgggaagaaaaatgcatacaTAGCAATCAAAGTAGATCCTGACAACGATTACTGTACCCCAGGTGCATTTGAATTGGAGCGACTCTTCTGGAAAGGATGCCCAAAGTACACTCATGTCAATGAAGTCTGGCCCAACCTCTACATAGGAGATGA GAAAACTGCGTTAGATCGCTACAGCCTTGAGAAGGCAGGCTTCACCCACATCCTCAATGCGGCCCATGGTCAGCGGAATGTGGACACAGGACCAGAATATTATCATGACATGACTGTGGAGTATCATGGAGTGGAAGCAGATGATCTCCCCACTTTCAAGCTCAGCCAGTTCTTTTACTCAGCTTCTAAATTCATTGATAATGCGCTTCAGGATGAAAGAA ACAAGGTTCTGGTTCACTGTGCTATGGGTCGCAGCCGGTCAGCCACACTGGTCTTGGCTTACCTGATGATTTACAAGAACATGACAGTAGTGGATGCCATTGAGCAAGTATCAAGACACCGATGCATCTTGCCAAACCGGGGCTTCTTgaagcagctgagagaactggaCATAGCGTTGGCACTGCAGAGGAGGAATACCAAAACCAGCCTACCGTCTGACGATGACAAGAACAGCACCATGATCTAG